Below is a genomic region from Candidatus Melainabacteria bacterium RIFOXYA2_FULL_32_9.
GATAAAAAAGGTAAAGCCTGGAAATTTGGAGATGATATAAGCACTGATCATATAGCACCTGGTAGATTATTTCACTTAAGAACTAATTTACCTGAATTCGCAAAACACGTATTAGAAGATGCAAACCCTGAATTTGCTTCCAATATGTCACAAGGTGATTTTGTAGTAGCAGGAAGAAACTTTGGACTTGGTTCCTCAAGAGAACATGCTCCTACAATTATCAAGCTTGCAGGTGTAAATGGAGTGCTCGCAAAATCATTTGCAAGAATCTTCTTTAGAAACGCCATCAATATTGGTCTACTTTTAATAGAATGTGACACAGATAAAATAAATCAGGATGATGAAATTGAAGTTGATCTTGAAAAAGGTATAGTTAAAAACCTGACTCAAAATATTGATATACCAATTACACCGCTACCTGATGTTATGATAAAAATCCTCAATGAAGGTGGACTAGCAAAACACATAGAAAAACATGGTAATTTTCAATTAGTTTAGGGAGAAAATATGTATAATATTACTTTAATTCCAGGTGACGGAATTGGTCCTGAGATTACTGAAGCAGCTATTAAAG
It encodes:
- a CDS encoding 3-isopropylmalate dehydratase — translated: MDKKGKAWKFGDDISTDHIAPGRLFHLRTNLPEFAKHVLEDANPEFASNMSQGDFVVAGRNFGLGSSREHAPTIIKLAGVNGVLAKSFARIFFRNAINIGLLLIECDTDKINQDDEIEVDLEKGIVKNLTQNIDIPITPLPDVMIKILNEGGLAKHIEKHGNFQLV